The following proteins are encoded in a genomic region of Lemur catta isolate mLemCat1 chromosome 10, mLemCat1.pri, whole genome shotgun sequence:
- the LOC123646696 gene encoding protein CUSTOS-like, producing MEAHSPLRWLKMAVRNGAMSNSDNSSSGGPNNAEGLAGCLEAAMPAWGWEQCPSGPEKPRAGAANNQLPTSHLSLRHKVDEHEPDGNELQTTPEFRTHVAKKWRVLLGRVITISQVVKEPRKAEVQKVASEDDCFCLVFTSILESAEKEASPKPHRKWQPSISSKDSDQEWQWYREAVVSASDILQESALHGPVRVEKEPGKKRKLKKKAKKVAGVDSAVAASTSTPTSTTREAMVQKQEKEPGEFTREHVPLGTEKKKRKKKAKEACEPSPLPPAKSAAAEPTDCRSPPSVGRGPS from the coding sequence ATGGAGGCACACAGTCCTTTGCGGTGGCTCAAGATGGCAGTGCGCAACGGCGCCATGAGCAATTCAGATAACAGCAGCAGCGGTGGCCCCAACAATGCGGAGGGGTTGGCTGGGTGCCTCGAGGCGGCAATGCCAGCTTGGGGTTGGGAGCAGTGCCCGAGTGGGCCGGAGAAACCAAGAGCTGGTGCTGCAAATAACCAGTTGCCAACCTCGCACCTCAGCCTGAGGCATAAGGTGGATGAGCATGAACCAGATGGCAATGAGCTTCAGACCACCCCTGAATTCCGAACCCACGTGGCCAAGAAATGGAGAGTTCTACTGGGCAGAGTCATTACCATCTCACAAGTAGTGAAGGAGCCAAGAAAAGCTGAGGTACAGAAAGTCGCCTCGGAGGATGATTGTTTCTGCCTTGTCTTCACATCCATCCTGGAAAGCGCTGAAAAGGAAGCTTCTCCCAAACCCCACCGAAAGTGGCAGCCCTCCATCTCCAGCAAGGACAGCGACCAGGAGTGGCAGTGGTACAGGGAGGCAGTGGTGTCGGCATCCGACATCCTTCAGGAGTCAGCCCTCCACGGCCCTGTCAGGGTGGAGAAGGagccaggaaagaaaaggaagttgaAAAAGAAAGCCAAGAAGGTGGCTGGTGTCGACTCTGCTGTAGCCGCCTCCACCAGCACCCCCACCAGCACCACCAGAGAGGCCATGGTCCAGAAGCAGGAAAAGGAGCCAGGTGAGTTCACCAGGGAGCATGTGCCACTTGGGAccgaaaagaagaaaaggaagaaaaaggcaaaggaggCCTGTGAGccttctccactcccaccagCAAAAAGTGCTGCAGCAGAGCCTACAGACTGCCGTTCTCCCCCGTCTGTGGGCAGAGGGCCCAGCTAG